A region from the Arachis ipaensis cultivar K30076 chromosome B01, Araip1.1, whole genome shotgun sequence genome encodes:
- the LOC107611419 gene encoding uncharacterized protein LOC107611419 has product MTALENMAAAMQGTTEALGQQMNNNGNDGGGTQGLMTLATFLKAMERALLAQVVLEGQCVEFATYLLTGKASHWWQGVRRLLQQGDNYITWDTFQEEFYKKYFPTSARTAKELELLQLKQGAMSISEYRNKFEELFRVAEEYMKKAAVERGSHRGLFPQNRGKSFAPRDPPFKRGGSFKKANNNNSLERRFGK; this is encoded by the exons ATGACGgcattggagaacatggctgctgctatgcagggcACTACagaggctcttgggcaacagatgaACAACAATGGCAATGACGGAGGTGGAACTCAGGGCCTGATGACATTGGCAACCTTCTTGAAG gctatggagcgaGCATTGCTAGCGCAGGTGGTACTTGAAGGGCAGTGTGTTGAgtttgctacctatttgctcactgggaaagcatcgcattggtggcagggaGTCCGACgtctcctgcagcagggtgataaCTATATCACCTGGGATACCTTCCAGGaagaattctataagaagtactttccaacTTCTGCCAGGACGGCCAAGGAACTTGAGTTACTAcagctgaagcagggtgctaTGTCCATATCTGAGTATAgaaacaagtttgaggagctgttcag ggttgctgaagagtatATGAAGAAGGCAGCTGTAGAGAGAGGAAGCCATAGGGGATTAttcccacagaaccgagggaagagctttgctccTAGAGATCCACCTTTCAAGCGGGGAGGCTCTTTCAAGAaggccaacaacaacaactccctgGAGAGGAGATTTGGGAAGTAG